From a region of the Streptomyces sp. NBC_00193 genome:
- a CDS encoding APC family permease, with protein sequence MRRINAKRVLVGEPLDTARLGETLLPKRLALPIFCSDPLSSVAYATEEILLILALGGVALLHLAWYAAAAIVFLLVVVVASYRQTCYAYPGGGGAYIVSSKNLGQTAALTAASALLVDYVMTVAVSVVSGVSAITSAIPSLSDHEVPLSVGFVVLLTLMNLRGVRESGRVFAVPTYGFVLVIYLMFAVAAYRLATGDTIRAESAELPITAEGNYAGLAVVLLALRAFASGCTALTGVEAISNGVPAFQKPKSKNAATTLAAMGALAVTMFAGITYLAMNYQVHVAAEPTELGLAPGTPMSTALAQIGRATFGDWHVLFYLLQAVTAGVLILAANTAFNGFPMLASILAKDRYVPRQLFNRGDRLVYSNGVVLLALAAIGLIVAFDAQLTRLIQLYIIGVFVSFTLSQAGMVKHWKTELASPETRKEERIHIHRRLAINAVGAVMTSVVLVIVLITKFTHGAWLVVIAMPVLFLGMKGVRRHYDTVAREVAVAPGVKPRKPARHHVVVLVAAVHAPTLKALGFAMGLRPDTLTAVSVAADEEDANRLRAAWADHDPGIPLKVLHSPYREVVGPVLAYVQEQAAAEGTDMLSVVIPEYVVGHWWEQPLHNQNALRLKARLLFTPGVAVIDVPFLLESAKPAGEGAGGTGDPQEQAGTRPGAG encoded by the coding sequence ATGAGGCGTATCAATGCGAAACGTGTGCTGGTCGGCGAACCGCTCGACACCGCGCGTCTGGGCGAGACCCTGCTGCCCAAACGGCTCGCGCTCCCGATCTTCTGCAGCGACCCGCTCTCCTCCGTGGCCTACGCCACCGAGGAGATCCTGCTGATCCTCGCCCTCGGCGGGGTCGCGCTGCTCCACCTCGCCTGGTACGCGGCCGCCGCCATCGTCTTCCTGCTCGTGGTCGTCGTCGCCTCCTACCGGCAGACCTGCTACGCCTACCCGGGCGGCGGCGGCGCGTACATCGTCAGCTCCAAGAACCTCGGCCAGACCGCCGCCCTCACCGCGGCGAGCGCCCTGCTCGTCGACTACGTCATGACGGTCGCCGTCTCCGTGGTCTCCGGGGTCTCCGCCATCACCTCGGCGATCCCCTCCCTCTCCGACCACGAAGTCCCCCTGTCGGTGGGTTTCGTGGTGCTGCTGACCCTCATGAACCTGCGCGGGGTACGGGAATCGGGCCGGGTCTTCGCCGTCCCCACCTACGGCTTCGTCCTCGTCATCTACCTGATGTTCGCGGTGGCCGCCTACCGGCTCGCCACCGGCGACACGATCCGCGCCGAATCCGCGGAGCTGCCGATCACCGCCGAGGGCAACTACGCCGGCCTCGCGGTGGTGCTCCTCGCGCTGCGGGCCTTCGCCTCCGGCTGTACGGCGCTCACGGGCGTCGAGGCCATCAGCAACGGCGTCCCCGCCTTCCAGAAGCCGAAGAGCAAGAACGCGGCGACCACCCTGGCCGCGATGGGCGCGCTCGCCGTCACCATGTTCGCCGGGATCACCTACCTCGCCATGAACTACCAGGTGCACGTGGCGGCGGAGCCGACCGAGCTGGGCCTGGCCCCCGGAACCCCGATGTCCACCGCGCTCGCACAGATCGGCAGAGCCACCTTCGGCGACTGGCACGTCCTCTTCTACCTGCTCCAGGCCGTCACGGCCGGCGTCCTGATCCTCGCCGCGAACACCGCCTTCAACGGCTTCCCGATGCTCGCCTCGATCCTGGCCAAGGACCGGTACGTACCGCGCCAGCTCTTCAACCGCGGCGACCGGCTCGTCTACTCCAACGGCGTCGTCCTGCTGGCGCTCGCCGCCATCGGCCTGATCGTCGCCTTCGACGCCCAGCTGACCCGCCTCATCCAGCTCTACATCATCGGAGTCTTCGTCTCCTTCACCCTCTCCCAGGCGGGCATGGTCAAGCACTGGAAGACGGAGCTCGCCTCCCCCGAGACGCGCAAGGAGGAACGGATCCACATCCACCGCCGGCTCGCCATCAACGCGGTCGGCGCCGTCATGACCTCCGTGGTCCTCGTCATCGTCCTCATCACCAAGTTCACCCACGGTGCCTGGCTCGTCGTCATCGCCATGCCCGTGCTCTTCCTCGGGATGAAGGGCGTGCGCCGCCACTACGACACCGTGGCCCGGGAAGTCGCCGTCGCCCCCGGGGTCAAACCCCGCAAGCCCGCCCGCCACCACGTCGTCGTCCTCGTCGCCGCCGTCCACGCGCCGACCCTCAAGGCCCTCGGCTTCGCGATGGGACTGCGCCCCGACACCCTGACGGCCGTCTCGGTGGCCGCCGACGAGGAGGACGCCAACCGGCTGCGCGCGGCCTGGGCGGACCACGACCCGGGCATCCCGCTCAAGGTGCTGCACTCCCCGTACCGCGAGGTGGTCGGGCCCGTGCTGGCCTACGTGCAGGAACAGGCGGCCGCCGAGGGCACGGACATGCTCTCCGTGGTCATCCCCGAGTACGTGGTCGGGCACTGGTGGGAACAGCCCCTGCACAACCAGAACGCGCTGCGCCTCAAGGCGCGCCTGCTGTTCACGCCCGGGGTCGCGGTGATCGACGTGCCGTTCCTGCTGGAGTCCGCGAAGCCTGCGGGGGAGGGAGCCGGGGGGACGGGGGACCCGCAGGAACAGGCGGGGACCCGGCCGGGCGCTGGGTGA